From the Paramormyrops kingsleyae isolate MSU_618 unplaced genomic scaffold, PKINGS_0.4 ups53, whole genome shotgun sequence genome, one window contains:
- the LOC140586407 gene encoding uncharacterized protein, whose amino-acid sequence MPRKGSRSEAAKKRWRKLDLADPPICPYDVTKEVSRSTAFQEEPQQMATYLSSRRGTGFRHRVRRWPLSRVTGRSHKLVIPAEDPEKKLALLVGDSHLRAIVDGFVTMPQGRLSFGLMSTPGASAAELRLEVLHAVLPRTPEVVCVLAPSNNLTASRTITEAGADFRRLLTTLCNRWPNVVVLDFPTRLTVDEPVQRLLRQEYHRVAAQEGIRYLSVAEHFPLSRLELWCKDGVHLSDNVGMEILTWLLWDAASLQLQAATPDAPASPKTSPPVERPVPPNLVVAAPSKAPATLKTSPPVVRRVSPKLVVVGEVTVPRASNPFDWTLVQQTSTVDHRRRPATSKTTLEEEQVGVVLMKDTGADSSTILLDSMLDLSSQDTFQTSLNRRAISIANNSSQPLQYLFSLFPSGKTCQTLYARSTRLSNSFIHQAVRMLNSFHYHHPLPPAPGQ is encoded by the exons ATGCCGCGTAAAGGGAGTCGATCAGAGGCTGCCAAGAAGAGATGGAGGAAGCTGGACCTGGCAGATCCTCCGATTTGCCCATATGACGTCACCAAGGAG GTGTCACGTTCCACGGCCTTCCAAGAGGAACCCCAGCAGATGGCAACATACCTCTCTTCAC GCCGTGGGACTGGCTTTCGTCATCGGGTGAGGCGGTGGCCACTATCTCGTGTGACTGGACGGAGCCACAAGTTGGTTATTCCAGCCGAGGACCCGGAGAAGAAG TTGGCTCTGTTGGTTGGTGACTCCCATTTGCGAGCGATCGTAGATGGGTTTGTCACCATGCCACAGGGCCGACTCTCCTTCGGCTTGATGTCGACTCCAGGGGCGAGCGCAGCTGAGTTGAGGCTTGAGGTGCTGCATGCAGTTCTTCCTCGGACACCCGAGGTAGTCTGCGTGTTAGCACCCAGCAACAACTTGACCGCCAGCAGGACCATCACCGAGGCTGGAGCTGACTTCAGGAGGCTGCTCACCACTCTCTGCAACCGCTGGCCTAAT gtGGTTGTTCTGGATTTCCCTACACGTCTCACCGTGGACGAACCAGTGCAACGTCTCCTGCGCCAGGAGTACCATCGTGTGGCCGCTCAGGAGG GTATTCGGTACCTATCCGTTGCTGAACACTTCCCGCTGAGTCGCCTGGAGCTGTGGTGCAAAGATGGC GTGCACCTAAGTGACAATGTAGGGATGGAGATCCTTACATGGTTGCTCTGGGATGCTGCCTCTTTGCAACTACAGGCAGCTACTCCAGATGCACCGGCCTCTCCGAAGACTTCACCACCAGTGGAGAGACCAGTGCCCCCCAATTTGGTTGTG GCGGCTCCTTCTAAGGCACCAGCTACCCTGAAGACTTCACCACCAGTGGTCAGACGAGTCTCCCCCAAGTTGGTTGTGGTTGGCGAGGTGACTGTGCCACGTGCTTCCAACCCGTTCGACTGGACGCTTGTTCAGCAG ACATCTAcggtggaccatcggcggagacctgctACATCCAAGAcgacactggaggaggagcag GTAGGAGTGGTGCTAATGAAGGACACTGGTGCTGATTCATCCACCATCCTACTGGACAGCATGCTGGACCTCAGCAGCCAG GACACATTCCAAACCAGCCTCAACCGTAGAGCCATCAGCATTGCCAACAACTCTTCTCAACCGTTACAATAcctcttcagcctcttcccCTCAGGGAAAACATGCCAGACCCTCTACGCCCGCTCCACAAGACTGTCCAACAGCTTCATCCACCAAGCTGTCAGGATGCTGAACTCTTTCCACTACCACCACCCCTTGCCCCCTGCCCCTGGACAATAA